The sequence below is a genomic window from Mytilus edulis chromosome 2, xbMytEdul2.2, whole genome shotgun sequence.
tattagaaaaccgtacagtttcGTTCCCacactttttaaaaatcaatttagtTTTCATTCAGGTTGACAAAGTCATAATAGCATAGTaaattttattcttatatattttaagacaatgttaTAAAACTATGACAATATTATTTACACTTTTCAACCATTACCGCGCGTCAAACTTTTGAGAACGGAAAAGCTGTTTGGATATCAGTGAAAAATTGAATGAGCGTCCTGTACACAACCTTACCAGAGCTTTGATTAAGTTCATACGCATATAActgttttgaaaagaaaaaaaattaaattaaataaataatttaatttacttGCATTGAACGATTCTCAATTAGATGTTACATAGATGTTGTATTCATGGCTTTGTCACTGTGTTGGTGGAAGAGTTTTCAGTGTTTGCGACTTTGCAgcataaataaacttatcatagataccaggaccaaacattcctaaaagttttgccaaatacagctaaggtaatttattcctgaggtagaaaagccttagtaattcaaaaataaaaagttttattaacagctaatttattattatgaacatatcaatgataactcaagtcaacacaaaagtgctgactactaagcttgtgataccctcggggaaataaatctccaccagcaatggcatcgacccagtggttgtagataaactcatcatagatacctggattaaaattttatgtatacgccagacgcgcgtttcgtctacaaaagactcatcagtgacgctagaattaaaataaaatgtttaaaagaccaaataaagtacaaagttgaagagcattgaggaccaaaaattcctaaaagttgtgccaaatacagctaaggtaatctatttctgaggtagaaaagccttagtatttcaaaaatttaaagttttgttaaaacCACTGCTTCTGCATTGTTTGTAACACTCGAGTTTTATAGGGttttttggtttggttttttACTTTAGATAACAAGTATgtttttgatattgttttgttCTGCGATAAGCTATAAGAAGAGGTGATGGACAAATTTCTTTAAAGTAAGAGTCATTTTCAATAAGACACCAGTGCTTGCAAACAGAAAATAACATATTCTGTCAGATTTAGATGGAAGGTGACATCAAACGAATATTATCTGTTCCAACCGTCTTATCTTTGCATGAGGATATTTTGATATTGTTCTTTGGATGTACCGAAAGCTTCTGTGATATTgatgatatattttgtttattcttgATTTATGTTGTTTTTGAGAACCTGTTTAACTCGATAAGAAAGCTGAAAAGCAGTTTTATATAAGATAGTTAACGGACGTGTAAGATTAAAGCTGCAAACATTTCTTAACAGCATCGGACTCTTAACCTAGATGACTGCATACGCCTGATATAGttatttgtttagcgaaatattgcttgaatataaaatattttttcttagcCGTCATTAtcgtgttaaagttacattcctATGCatgcatataatttaaattagtaattgaattaatttattttcaaactgatCAACGCCTTAATAGACTGAATGTTGATTGTAACCATATATACTaggcaacaaaagaaacgatataCGACTTTAGAATCAAATTGATCAAAAACATATAACACAAAATGAGATGCATTATTTTAAAGACTCTTTATTTGTCATGTATGTGCATATGATAACGAAAATCAAAACCGTTCGGAAAGAAACTAAATTTCACGTAAATAATCACAGGATTCAAATTATTTTTGCggaaaatttgattaaaatcgacacacaattttcaaagaacttttaaaaaaaggaaatttgtttacaaatttgcAATATGCTAATTaagttatgttcatgttgtaaattatgggttgaaatattgttttttttttgtttttttttgtgaaaaaagtgatttttgtaatctcaaaaaatgaaaaataaataaaatgcgtTTACGTCACAAATCAATGCTGTAGATGTGAACCAAACCACTTCCAGATTAGTTTTAAGTTTGATACCGTGTAATTCAATTTCATTTTACATAGTCTGTCACATAATTACAGAAGATATAATACGATATGTTTGTCTGTGTTTTATATGGTAAATGAACAGATAATGTTTACAGTTTACAGATTTCTTAGGGGGCCGAAATTCGCTttacaaataaacgaagaaactgtatgattttcaaaatttataggtATGTTGAATGAAATTGTTATAGAACTGGCATCGGTGGCACTCGGGAAACCAGACTTTTGACTAAAGGTGAAATTGCGTCAACTGACGGTAGGAAATGTTAAGGGATCAAACTAGGTCGAATTGTTCCATGTTTTCAGAACAATGTTCTTATCAAGAATGATTATATAATATGTGAAAAATAACATTGCATAAGAAGATCTTATTAgtcatattttgtaaaaaaaaaaaaaaaaacaaaaaaaaaacaaacaaaaaaagctATCGATTAAAGCAGAAGGAATATAAGCTTCCCATTAAAAGATTTCTTTTGTAGATGCAGAAAATTGTACTATCTATTCATAGGTAAATAAACTTTAATTCTaaattataatttatcatttCATTCTTTCCTTTTGGTATATTTAGAGAATGCAAACCATACTTAccataatttattgcaatataaatttcAGCACTGGTTCTTAACTTAATTTGCAAAAAAAGGGAAAACGGGAAAAAGAAAGTTGAAAGGTTTTATAATATGATGTACGTTTTATAAATAAACCttcatttaatgtaaaaaaaaatatttatttacaagaaCTCATTGCtaaattcattatttttcttCCCAATTTTGTCCTTTGATTTGCAGAATTCTAGTTTTGAAAAGGATCATCATCGATTCATAATCATGCATTATATAGAAAATCAGACACAACCATTTCTAGTTGTATACTTCAACATTACTGTTTGATAATTCGAATATTTGTGGAACTATCTGAACTATATTCACCAATACATGTATCCCGGTGAAAGAAGACACTTTTTGTTCAGTATTAAATGAATTAGTTCTCTTTGTTGTTTTCATTCCATAGCCCAAATTTCAGAACAAGTGCCGAATGTGTTGGATGATCAGCGTAAGCATCATATATGCATATAAAAGTACTTCTAAGAATTATAAAGTAAGGTGAAAAGTTCAACCAAGATTTTTGGACAAATGACAATAAATGAACAGCAATGGTTGAATGTGTCCATCTTACAATTAACCAACTGACCACAACACTATCGAAAAAGATTTCTGTTGtcaaaaaatgatagaaaaaaagaacaattttATAGATTTATGGTAGATGgggtctaaattataatccatagaatttttgaataatttgttcCAAATGTCgtttatatcatgcttttaaaaaaaaatcataaaaagaatgggtcaccgggctTATTTTGAtgctacaggttgttcaaaattgaccgattttgtatagattatgcatgaaaaacccaattttctgCCATTAAACGAAAACTGCACCATAGAAtattgagataaaatatgagaagatactTTAATAGTAtactttcagataagaaaaagaaaaactgaGGTCACCAgacccgttttcttgctacataataaaatagagaaattcCTAACCCTTATATggcaaagtttgaaaaaattgaatcaaacaaaatattctgtaaaatacaaacataaatatgataaaacatctCATTTTCCATATTGAATTGAAaaatcttacacatgaattacctactcctctcaaaatttgcacattttatcaaagatctagaccgatgttttctggtatttcaaaatgcaagacaccccatctaccttaagggACTAAGATGAAagagaaaatacaaataaaaaaaaataatctcaagttaaataaaaaaaacgagaaatcaaaaataacagaaaatagaACTTCAACGATTATATCTTTTGCACTAAAGTTAGAGAAAAATTACTATTTTCTTATTAATGAACTAATCACTTACGTTTATAAAATGCTATATCTTTGTATAAATTGTACAAGCAATGACCTTCCCATTAGATGACACTAGTAAGTAATGTTAAAACGACATAAACTTATAGCAGTCACTTATCTAACCTTGTAGGTTTTGACTTTCCAATGATAAGGTTTATTTTAAATCGTAAATTATCCTATTTCGGTTAACGTGTACCTACTTAAACTTCAATAAAGAGTGATATCAGATTGAAAATTGTAAAGactcaaaaataaaacatagaagACAAAAACGTGGCTGAAGAAACGAAAATCCTATTAACCAAGAGAGTGAATCCTTAGCATCAGTCGTGTTGCTCTTGATTGTTTACAAATAAACAGAATTTAGGCAGATCATACAGAAATGAAAGGAGGATGGGATTATGATTATAAAAGAATACATAAGAGGACACCGGTGACAGATATTCACCCAACACCCTTCACGTCATCATAgcaatatataaatttataagaATCAAATAGGGAACTGTAAGAAGAACAATAATATGCATTATTCAGCTCCACCAATGTTTACAACAAAGTCAATGTTTTGTTCTGGGAAACCTCAATGATCTATAAGACTTCAAATTTGAATAGACGGTCCACAATAGTATATAAAAGGTACTGAAATGTCAATGGTTTAGACGACAAGATGCCTATGAACAGTAATTATATAACAATGACATGTATAACATACGGGAATATGGAGATAAGGTGTTAAAGAGATTGCCAATATCAAGTTTGGACGAGACGAAAACAGGGCATATGTCGAAttaatgcttttttttaaatttattttgatttaagaCAAAAAGAAATGTTATAGTGTTACTTCTGTAATATCATCACtcacaattttgatattttgactcAAATTCTTTTCTAAGTTCATTTTATTTAGAATTTGCTCCTCGAATTATCACTGTAACCTTATCAAGAAGTGaagtgttttgatttttctactctgtataccacattgcctcacattctcattaagaaaaaattcacacacctaattaaatgggcatttaaaaagtcagaatgtgaatatatatgttcaaactcgttaaggtcattttttagtagcaataaacaaaaaaactatgtcaattggacatgctttgatactatatatgcccttgaatttttactagataacatttttgttcgctttggggattccgtatatcgtctgattatcggaattccaatgggaactaactgtgcaccacttattgcggacctgtttttgtattgctatgagttacaatttatgacaaaaataagcaaagacccatcgaaacaacatctgataaacaaatttaataatacttttagatatttggatgatattttggctctcaataatgacgacttcagtatgtatattaaagaaatttatcctgttgaacttacttcaaataaagctaatactaacaatgaccactgacgcaacgttagatattgctactaccacgaaaaatagcgttaagtaaatatttgacgggaaattttttatagaaatgctgaaataaatatttcaaattatacatgaaaataaagattgattcttaaattttcacattatgatagagaaagaataaaaatataatatccaTAGGCTTAGGAAGACACAAAGTATCCGACTTACGTTTACTTAGCGTTGTCCCATGTAACATACTCGAAACATGAAACTCGAACAATTCGCGAAATGTTCACTCAACTCTTCGAAATTTTGCATGCACATTCTATGACGTGATATATTTCAGGATTGGTTTAACATGGCTGTCTCcatttaaaatttgcatacatattttcaaaagaatatgatGAACGGAAATGTCccatttgaaatttaatttgtaaacttgaaacatttcagttcaaaaataaaattttgacagatatttctttaaattgtaaGCACGATCGTTTTGTACTAAGTGTTAGCTCCCAAAATtcgaattgaaaaataaatttagctacatattcaattcaaaaccaTAGATTTGCAATGTCTTGCGGAAATGTCCGAGTTCAACTTTCATGCCTTCACAAAACTTTTACGGCCAAAAAAACAGAGATTTTATTTCGTGAAGATTATTTTTCGGCTTTGATAACTACACCaaaaaaaagtacctttaaaGTTGAAGTTGGTACACCAAATAGCATTAGTATTACAGggttatctttaaacaatacggattaatgaaaatgtcttgcaagtttgttcGTTATCATAATTTGACGTCGCCACAAGCATAATATGCTAGGGACGGCATGAACTGCATTCGCGTGTTCCTTCCTCCACTAAATATAAATGTCCTGCTTTCAACAAAACGAAATGATGCACACATTACAAAAGCACACATCCATCAGACGatcaaaaagtaagaaaacttcAGTATCATAAGTATAAGCTATTGTATGTCACTGCTTGACTAAAATCATACTCGGGTAGAATATATAATGCAGCAATATGCCtccaaaaacacataattactagcagtaaaattgaatatcctatgttaattataaaatcatattggatTGGAATCTCACGGCATTTATACTTGTGTGTTATACTTTGCATTTACCCAAAGAGGAAGGCAGGAAGAATTAGATAAAGCGCGTTTCCAATTTAACGTCATTTTTCTGTTACACTAAATGGTAACAATATCTGACGTTGCGTCatctgccctttcctcgatcttgatatctatatcactaacggaaagctgaatactaaaatttatgataaaagagatgatttttcatttcctatcgttaattatccatttttagatggtgacgttcccttgtcaccatcttacggtgtttatatatctcaacttgtacgattcgctcgtgtatgtaacaatgttttagattttaacgagagaaatttatgtattactgaaaaaatattacaccagggttttcgatatcacaaactagtcaaaacatttactaaattttatcatcggtataaggacatcattcgtaaatatagctcagcatgcagacttcttatacgttcaggtatttcacatccaattttttatggaaatattctttataaagcacaaaggtgtcagtattcacctcaaaaactaacaaaacctttgaatagacttattaagaagggatatagttacgatactgttgtcaggtcattaaagattgcatattttggcgttaatattgattcatttatagggtctttgcatcggaactaaacacatttattcaaaaacccagttgttggcatgacacgggttatgttcttctcatatatgttatgatggtatgatactaaacccctaacgggaaggattgggcctgatgttcatatgatgaaatcataatctttcagtcagtttaattgaagtctggagctggcatgtcagttaactggtagtagtctgttgttatttatgtattattgtcattttgtttattttctttggttacatcttctgacatcagactcggacttctcttgaattgaattttaatgtgcgtattgttatgcgtttacttttctacattggctagaggtatagggggagggttgagatctcacaaacatgtttaacgtttaaccccgccgcatttttgcgcctgtcccaagtcaggagcctctggcctgttagtcttgtattattttaattttagtttcttgtgtacaatttggaaattagtatggcgttcattatcactgaactagtatatatttgtttagggaccagttgaaggacgcctccgggtgcgggaatttctcgctacattgaagacctgttggtgaccttctgctgttgtttttttctatggtcgggttgttgtctctttggcacattccccatttccattctcaattttattcaatagaAAATTATAGTTTTTGACAGATATTTGATagtttattatttatgttttgacaattgtattGTGATCATTAAATGATTATTATCTTGTTTGGACACTTTTCCTCGGTTGAACACTGTATCTTGGCAACTTAATGTCGTTtggttattaaaaatatgttttagggTGCAGTCAATTTGACGTATATTCAACATCGTTCATATAATGTCTATTCATTGGAGTCAACGAATTTGAATCTAAAATGACATTTCAGTTCTCAATGACATATAAAAAAAGCCTAATTCTTATACATTGCACTGGGTCACTAAAGCAACAATACTagtacattattatttttaatgtgaAAAAATGAGATATTCAAGACCATGCAGCAGTTAACCCAGAATTTGAAAACGTcaacgattttgtttttgttttttgacatttaaaatatttgtctgaAATTGAATAACTGACGTATAAATTGAGTTCGAGTAACAATACACTTTGTAAAGAGACAGcactaaaacaaaatttattcctataaatttatgatttataataCTCCAAAAGAACTTACTACAACAAAAGTGTAGTAGATTACGGGGAATGTTTATTTAAAGGTTGCTGTATTATTGATGTATACTCCGCATTTTTTTAATACCAGGAATTCAAAAATCAATAGTGAATGCATTTGCACAATTGCTATGCATACACATTATTCATGTACTTGTCGAAATCAGCAGTCTGTTAATCATTGATGGTCGTTGATTGCCTTctgttatacatgtacttgtctttcgtttatagttttattatatctttgtttttttgttggaATTGATTTACGTTTTGATTAGCAATCATACCGAATCACCCTATTCTTATTTTTTCGATTAACATGTCATTTTGTGTTAATGATTAATCAGTAGTACTTTGTTCGTAATTAATGCTTTGTTCGTGGTCAACTTTTgtttataaaacatgtattattgtttgttttcaatCCCACTTGGGATACAGCTTTTTGTAtatatgaaatttgaaatgtgaaTACGAcatatttaaaatgatttatttattacactttttTTACATCACAGTTAATAGACTAATGAAAGACATTGTATACAAGGAAATAACTCTATGGTCACACAATTGACAAACATGATCCAacacaaaatgaatataaaaaaatactttatatgaatattttcatCTACTATTAAGTCACAGGCAACTTGAATACATATAAATTACAGCAATTTCATAATaagagatttatatttttttcttacagaTTCAACTTTCAATGGTagcaacattttatttaaaaaaataaatatattgtgtataatactTAGATATTCAAAAAGATAATATGCTCATTGATGatacaaaattcataaaagttattTTTCAGTATGTGAATTAAAGTTTTCAATTCTGATGTCATATTTTGATTGTTTacgaaaaaataaacaacaataacaaaataaataaataacttaacaaaatgtatttaatttcaaTCTTCCTCCGTTTTCTTTGGTGATACTGCTGCAAGTTTTTTCGTAATAAGCGCAATTGCTCCTATGATCACAGCCAGAGTCGCTGCACCTACTGCAGCAGCAATTCCATAGGTAGCACCGTCAGATAAAGAACTAGAGTTTTCTTCCTGAAAAGAAATGATCAGGAATAAAAACagctagtttttggtggggttcgtgttacttattctttagtttttttatgttgtttcatgtgttatattgtttgtctgtttgtctttctccTTAATTTTTAGCCAGGTgttgtgagtttattttcgattcatgagtttcactgtccctctagtatctttcgtctctcCTCTCTTAATACTTAGAAATTACtctatgaaaaatgtaaaatcacaaaaatactgaactcaagaggaaatcaaatcggaaagtccataatcacatgacaaaatcaaatgacaaaacacatcaaaaacgaatggacaagaactgtcatattcctgacttggtacaggaatttccaaatgtagataatggtggattaaacctaaaAGATTTTTGGGATTTGTAATTGCGAAATGATATTACGATTGTTATTTCGTATTCATCTTATCTTAATGAAACATAGATAATTCGTGGTATGCTGTAGAATATATAACATGTTTGAAAAGAATGTGTTTCTTAAACACGTATTCAAAagtcatagttttttttttaaacacttgaaaatattagaaaaactCTTCCTTAAAATAAATGTACATGACACAATATCAAAAAGagaaaacccgaccatagatcagTAAACAAACCAAAGCCACTAaagggtcttcaacgcagcgaaaaATTATGATTCCAAGTCGGGCTTCATCTCGTCTTTTAAACATTAAGTATAATAATTCAGCGTATTTCTAAGAAAATGACGTTTAGTTTACCTTAGAAGATGACGGATTCTGTGTCATTGTTGTTGTGGTACTGCCTGTCTGTCCTGACTGTTTTGTCAATGGATTTTGTGTTGAAGTTACAAGAGCATTTTTTAAAGCAGACGATATTCCTGCGGACAATTTGGATGAAGTCGTTGATTTAAGGGAGGTTGTGGTAGACGTAGGTTTCAATGTGGTAGTGGTTGTGGTGGTTGTAGTTGTACAAGGATTAGTTGCGTCATATGTTGGATCTATTGGTATGTCACAGGAGTTTGTAAGATTTTTCAAATCCTTTACATAAATCGTCACATTTTTTCGACAGCAGTCAATGCTACAATTATGCAAATGTATAGATATAAATACAATCAGATTTTAATTGCAACGCTGCTAAAATATCTCTTACTTTCAAAATTGAATTGCAACACAATTGGAGCAAAACATGGTTATAAGAACAAAATTGGCAACGGGAAATTCAAATATAGTGTATATATCATATAATTGATCTCATAAACTTAAAGAGGAATCACATTGCAAAAGCTATTAAAGCAGACACAAAGATGAACAATAAGTagcaagaaaatataaaaaaaagtataacgaATTCTTCAAGAAAGCAACCGTTTTCACATCTGTCTGTCAAATTAAATATATGTCCGACATTAACGATTATATAATTCAGCTGTCTGCAGTTGGTACAACATACATTTGTCTTATTCAAGACATAATAACTGGTACCTCTGTCTATAAGAAAAGAAATTCTCGTTTTTTAGCTAACAAGCTTTTGTTGTTGTCCCTTAGCAAAGTTGATTGTGATGTCGCTTCTCATTGTTAAATGTTTATGCAAAAGTCTTTCGTACGTTTTCTAAACTTCTTTCGTTTCTATGGTCTGTTGAATTGAAGACTAAACAGAAATAACTTGGAATTCTAGGAATATCAGTATTCGTATATAAAAATATGGAGTATTTAATAATTCTTTACTCTAAATTTATTTTGCAGTTAGAATATTGGGATGATTTGCATTGAGTATTTCTTTTATACagacacatatttacattaatgaTGCTGAAACTGTTCCTTTGGCTTTGACTAGTCCTTTCGAAAAACCATGCACTTGCAGCGAATTAGGTGGAGAGTTTGGTGCTGTTATTTCTGATAACCCGGCACCTTCATCCCATAACTCTGCGATGACAAAAGCGTTCATTCTACTACATTTACACGGATCGTTGCAAGAAATAGAAGTGGTTTTTACGTTACAAACAGGTGGTTGTATATCAACCTTCTACAAAATAaagcaaacataaaataaatattgtaacattaaagaaaaaagaatatggGATATGTGCTTGTCCTTCTTCGAAAATCACATGTTTTTAATAATACCTTTATTTATAAATTCAGCTGTTTCAATGTCGTTTCAAAAATCGAAGAACAGGAAGCAGAGTGGTCTATGTAATCT
It includes:
- the LOC139510550 gene encoding uncharacterized protein — its product is MNAFVIAELWDEGAGLSEITAPNSPPNSLQVHGFSKGLVKAKGTVSASLIIDCCRKNVTIYVKDLKNLTNSCDIPIDPTYDATNPCTTTTTTTTTTLKPTSTTTSLKSTTSSKLSAGISSALKNALVTSTQNPLTKQSGQTGSTTTTMTQNPSSSKEENSSSLSDGATYGIAAAVGAATLAVIIGAIALITKKLAAVSPKKTEED